GTACGATTTTTCTAGGAGCTCACTTCATTTCTCTGCCACATTTGGTAATTCTCATGCTTTCAAACCCTTTCATTGTTAGATCttttatggtgatctgtgatcagttcTATTAGAGTGGTCTGCAACGAAACCCACACATCTGAGTAATGCTTATCTGTTAAATGTCCAggataggcaaatctatagagacaaaaagcaaattagtAGTAGCCTAGGTCTGGGGAGTTTGAGGGAGTGACTGTTAGTGAGTACCCTTTCTTTggggggtaatgaaaatgttctaaaattgataaaTGATGGTTGTATAACTCTGAGCACACTGGAAACCACTgaagtatgtattttaaataggGAAATAGAGTGTGaattttatctctaaaatgtTACGGTTAATGGAAGTCTTTTACCTTATCATGTTACTGTATTTCCTCAATGCTGAGATGTACTTTTTAAGGATGCGCTTAGTTGCTCACTCCTgggatcccagcagtttgggaggccaaggcaggaggattccttgagcccaggaatttgagaccagcctgggcaacatagtgaaaacctgtctctacaaaatttatttttttaattagctgggcgtggtgacatgggcctgtagtcccagctactcaggagggtgaggtgggagaatcacttgagcccaggcagtcgaggctgcagtgaaccaagactgtgccactgcactccagcctgggtaacagaatgagaccctatctaaaaaaaaaaaaaaaaaatcatatttatcaGGATGATAGATGTGATGCTGGCTTTTAAATCTCTGTAATTGTTCAGGAACTTCATCAGAGCTAATCTGGGGGGTTTTATTTTGGTCAAGATTCATAGAACGTCAGAACTAGAATATACATTGAGACCAACTATTCTAAATCCTCCATTTTATGGTCCTAAGTGTCAGTCTGGCAAAATTCAGAGAAAACATTTCCGAGTAGGAGATTGCAGCTGGGAAGAAGGTGGTGCCAGCAGCAGCTTGTAAGGATATAAAGAGAAAGATCAGAAGAGCTGGCTCTTATTTCCTACTGGAGTAAAAGATACAGCTTTTGGTGACAAGCTACATTCTTTAGTagtgactttatttttccttcaccaCAAACCAGACCTGTACTACTATTTCCAGCCTCAGCACATTATTTAGGCACTTCCCCATTGCATTGTTTTAGTTTCTGAAATGGTATCACATTCCCTAAATTGAATCCAACTTTTAATGTAGTGCCCTTCAGACAGACACGTTTTACATTcatctgtttttgtcttcttgGGTTAAACCACCTAAGATTAGGGCCCAATACATTCTTGACAATATCCATCATTTTATAGATGCTTCATTTACATATTAACAGACAACTGGAATGCTACAGAGATTTTTCTCATCAGATCAGACCTTGCGGTTTTTGATGTCTGACCCTatcttttggctgggcacggtggttcacacctgtaatcccaacactttggaaggctgaggtggtggattacttgaggccaggaattcgagaccaggctggccaacatgatgaaatcctgtctctactaaaaatataaaaattagccgggtatggtggcacgtgcttttactctcagctacttgacgttgaggcaggagaattgcttgaacctgggaggttggattgtagtgagccaagatcgtgccactgcattccagcctgggtgacagagtgagaccctgtcttcgcTCCTGCTTCATCATGTTTTATAATCCTGTCTTCCATTTCTATTCTAGCCCCTTCCATGCTGCTGCATTTTTCCacaatgcatattttaattttaaattattccttctctccttttcttaaaGGCAGATGATTTCCtgtggattcttgctctttcttttgcctgCAGACATATGGAGAACTAAAGTATTAAGGAAAAGATtgtttaaatttatatgaaatgtatttACTTCTCTGTTAATTCTATCTTTCTCAAAATTTAAACTTACAGGGCAAGCCCACGTGTGTCAGCTAATCAACAATGAGGAAATGGTAGTAAGACATTTAAGTAGATGATGGtagaaaagggaagagaggaagtcagggATCAGGAAGGATGTCTATCTCCAGGGGCTAGTGGGGTGGTGGCGTCAGAGAAGAGCCCATATATTGAGCCCTTTATCTTGGGAAGTGCTTTACTTATCtgcttatttcttaaaatacttttttttttaatggattctagctgtgtggcccaggctggagtgcagtggcttgatctccactcactgcaacctctgactcccaggttcaagtgattctcatgcctcagcctttctagtacaggtattgatcgacttatgaactatgcaacttatgaccattcaactttacgTCCACagtcgctagccacgactgctccgcatctggcagcgcaaacgttggcCAGCTGGGcctacgacagtgcggaccagcttctggcagcactaccgtctccgcgtgcaccatttcaactgtacatatagcctactcaacttaacaaccaaatcgtgttacgactgttCTGCAGTCCCGaccatggtcgtaagtcgagcactacctgtagttggaattacaggcatgtattaccatgcctggctaatttttgtgtttttagtagagatggagtttcaccatactgtccaggctggtctcaagctccctacctcaagtgatccacctttcttggcctcccaaaagtgttagaaaggattacaggagtgagccatcatgcccagctcagcccaacactttttttttttttaagacagagtcttactctgtcacccaggagtgtagtggtctgatctcagctcactgcaacctctgcctcccaggttcaagcaattcttgtgtctcagcctcccgggtagctgggattacaggcatgcgccattctgtctggctaattttttttgtttttttagtagagatggggttttgccatgttcgtcaggctggtctcgaactcctgacctcaaaagatccacctgcctcagcctcccaaagtgctgggatttacaggggtgaaccacccaCCGCACCTGACCTCCAGTGTTTTAAGATagttattttgtctgttttgctgaTGAGGAATCTTAACGCTCAGATGTTAAGAATCTTGCCTAAGGCCACATACATAATTAAATGCCAGAGCAGAAATTCCAGGAAATGCCTTTGCTGTTTCCGTTATGTTTCCATTATTCCATTTTTTGTTCATTAACCTAGGTAGGGGACATAGAAATTCTGAGTTTGAGAAGCACCTGGAAGtatatttggtttggttttggacCTATTGAAGTTACTGTGGGATGGGTAGGTAGAACTTTGAAAGAGGCAACAACCCAGGTATTTTCACTTGGGACAATGTTGGGTGTAATTTATatcaagttttccttttttattgttacaTAATCCAAATAATTagccatttcctttttctttttgagacagcaatttttctttttctttttgttatatttttatttaatccaaatcattagcaatttttctttttttctttcactttgtgacccaggctggagtacagtggcgcaatctcatctcactatagctcaacctcctgggctcaagcagtcctgctgcctcagccctccaagtagctgggactgcatgtgtgcatcaccacgcctggctgatttttgtatgataagaccgggtttcaccatattgcccggctggtctcaaactcctaagctcaagctatctacctgtcttagcctcccaaactgcaaggcttacaggtgtgagccactgtgccaggcccattAGCAATTTTTAATAGCATATTTACAAAGTTctaatatgtatataacatatattgcAAGAACATAAGTGCTTTGATTTAGATTATTCAGTTATGTAATTACGTTGAGTCCCAACTACCTGCCAGACACCGTGCTGAGTAGGTAGTAAACATTGGTAGCAAAACAGACACAGCCCCCTGCCCTTATCAGACTACCCAGatagcctgggcacagtggctctcgcctgtaatctccccactttgggaggccaaggctggcggattgcttgaggccaggagtttgagaccagcctgatcagtgagacactgtctctatcaaaatcaaaaaaactgttgggcgtggtgatgcatacctgtaatcccagctactggaaaggctgtgatgggaggatcccttgagcccaggagttggaggttgtagtgagatttgtttgtatactttttatcattagaTCCATATTTAGGCCCTGAAACAGGCTAATCAGAatatttaggttttgttttttgtttttttccaatttgttttcaGCTGAGAATAAAACACAGTAGCTTGGCAAATACAGAGTTGGAGCACAACCTGGCACTGGCATTGGAGGTCCTCAAAACAATCCCCAGATTTGGTGATTCAATAGGACTCATGGGACTTAGTATATAATCTTATTTACAGCTATGATTTGTTACAGCAAAGAATCAAAGCAAAATCAGCTAAGGGAAAAGGTGCTTTGGTCCAAAGGGAACTAAGCACAAGCTTCCAAGAGTCATCTCCTAGTGGAGTCACACAGGACGTGCTTAATTCCTTCAACATATATGAAAGGTTTTCTGCCAGAGCCGCTCATTTGGAGACTCAGTGCCCCAGGTACTGATTAGGTACCCACTGCCTAACACATGACAAAATTTCAGATTCCCAGAGGGAAAGCAGGTGTTGAACACTGTGTAAACCATATAGTGTTTATATAGAGAGGCAGCAGATAGGGAATGGTGGGAACCACCCCCAAATccacacttttttgttgttgttgttgttgataagagtttctcactgttgcccaggctggagtgcagtggcaagatcttggctcactgcaacctccacctcctgagttcaagcagttctcctgcctcagtctcccgagtagctgggattgtaggcatgcaccaccatgcccggcaatttttgtatttttagtagagattttgtattttcaccatgttggccaggctgttgttgaactcctgacctcaggtgaggagtttcggcctctctaagtgctaggattacaggcatgagccaccgtgcccggctatcacatcttttttaaattgttgtttttaTATCCCTGTCTAATCTTCCACTCACTCAGTGTCTTTGAGCCAACAATTGAATCAAGATCCCGTTTTGCTGCCTAGAAAATCAGTGGCTCTCTAGTTATGAAACAGTTGATAACTCAGATATCAAGCCATTTTTAAACAAGTATCAtgggaattaaaatttaaaattaggcaTTTGTGGTAAGAAGGGTGAGGCCacattcatctttaaaatatcagGAGATCTTAGtcatttccttccctctctggGTTTCTGAAAATTTGCATGTAAACTGAAATTAGGTTGTTGaatcattttaaatatctaaaagatACATAGAGAGTTCCTTtgttttaacaacaacaacaacaaaaacaccaaagGAGAAAATACACTCGTAACATGAATTAAAAgatagtttctattttattctttaatgtttATTAATGTTTTCCCATAAAGTagagctttccttttctgttctgctttctgtgttttctacACATATGTGAACCACAAGACTGAAGAAATCTAGCCTTTGAAAAACCCATAGTTGGAGTTTATTTGCTCTAAAaccattttttagttttctttgttagGTTCAAGGATTTAAGAGACCCTTTATATTATCCATAGTTGTAAACCAATTTGTTCCCAGTTTGCATGTGAATGGCAGCTCATCAAAACTGGTCAAATAGGACTGGGGCTAAGTTTCAGGAAGGTAGTCTCGACTCCAAATGGTAATTCAAGGGTAGAAGAACTCAGCTGGCAGAGATCACAGCAGAGGCCAAGAGTTTCTAGTATTCAAAGAGAATCTAGAAAGCCAAGGACGGTAGCACTTAGCAAAGCAGAGAGTCATGATAGGGAGAATCATGATGATGAGATGTTAGAATAATTCACAAATACTGGCATTTACAAAGCTCTTAGTTATCTCATGACTGTATCAACTCTTGAAAGTGGGTATTATCTCCTTTATTCAAAGACATTAAAAGACTTCGTTCAAGCAACCATAGTAAGTAGCTGAGCTGAGACTGAAATCTTATGATTTAATTCTTCAGACTGAAAATCTTACCTTCTAAGGTAGTGTTTTTCAGACTGTTATGTTGATTCTGAGGATTCTGCAGAGGTAACCAAGGTGAGGGCACGGGGATGGGGAATCTCATCCCTCCTAGGTCACACTCCATCCCAGCTTCATTCCACCAGAATTGCTCAGTTTTAAATATTACCATTATAGGCCAGGCCCCATggcacacccctgtggtcccactactcaggaggctgaggttgaaggattgcttgagcctgggaggttgagtttACATTAAGTTGTGTTTCTGCCactgtgctttttttgtttttaaaggcaaagaagctctttattgttattattattatactttaagttctggggtacctgtgcacaatgtgcatgtttgttacataggtatacacatgccatggtggtttgctgcatccatcaccccatcatctgcattaggtatttctcctaatgctatccctcccctagtcccccaccctccaacaggccccggtgtgtataatgttcccctccttgtgtccaagtgttctcattgttcagctcccacttaagagtgaggacatgcggtgtttggttttctattcttgtgttagtttgctgagaataatggtttccagcttcatccatatccctgcaaaggacatcaactcatCCTCTTTTATCTACCACTGtacttaagcctgggcaacaaaggaagaccctgtctcaaaaaaaagtgggggttATAAACATGATATCTTTGAGCAAAATTGTTTTGTGTAAAAAATTCACAGGATTACGAGCCACAGAATTCTAATTCCAGTACTGACAATTATTTGACTGTAGGCAAGCTTGGTCCTATAAAATGGGAGAGTTGGTCTTAGATaacatttagatttatttttgctatagtccaatccattaaaaaattttttaaaattatttttagagatgaggtcttgctgtgttgcccaggctggtctcttatgTGGAAATAGTTCAGTTAGCATTCCGTGCCAGTTCTTCAGTAAAGTCTGTGTTTATATCCTTTAGGTAGATAACTAAATGTGAATGTtttggtgtgtgtatgttttgttgtTAAGGCAGAGTGAAACATAGTCACACCACTGTGCATCACCCCAGCTTCCTACCCTTCCCAGAGTTCCCTTTCCCTTCTATCtctgaccaaaaaataaaaaacaaacctacaaaaggtttattaaaaatctttttcctctatttttgtattttaggaacaAGTTCCAGTTCCAGTCTACCACCCAACACCTAGCCAGACTCGGCTAGCAACTCAGCTGACTGAAGAGGAACAAATTAGGATAGCTCAAAGAATAGGCCTTATACAACATCTGCCTAAAGGAGTTTATGACCCTGGAAGAGATGGATCAGAAAAAAAGATCCGAGAGTAAGTTTTAATTTGTAcatttcaaagttttattttcagaaattcgcttttaaaaaatttgcgtTTTCTCTTGCACTTTAGAAAGTAAGACATTTAATATATTGAAACACTTCATTTAATGCAAggatatgtttaattttttttttttttttttgtatctctcaTTACTGGCTACTAACAAGAGAATGCTGTAATGTAGAGTAATTAAGAATTttcacaggctgggcacagtggctcacgcctgtaatcccagcactttgggaggctgaggtgggcagatcacttgacaccaggagtttgagaccaacctggccaacatggtgaaaccttgtctctattaaaaatacaaaaattagccaggcataatggcctgcgcctataatcccagctacttgggaggctgaggtgggagaatcacttgaaacactttctcaaaaataaaataaataaaaagctgggcacagtggctcacgcctgtaatcccagcactttgggagaccaaggtgggaggatcacaaggtcaggagattaagaccatcctggccaacatggtaaaaccctgtctgtactaaaaatacaaaaattagctgggcatggtggctaacgcctgtagtcccagctactcgggaagctgaggcaggagaattgcttgaacccaggaggcagaggttgcaatgagctgagattgcaccactgcactacagcgtgggcgacagagcaagactccatctcaaaaaaaggaaagttaatgAAGAGAGCTTTAACTTACAGCAGCCCAGTAAGTAGGCTGAAGTTAGTGTTTCTGATTTTACTGGTAGTTATTAAAACGAAAATTATCTTACCCTAGGATTACACTATATAGTACAAGGAAACAAAGTTGATCTAACTGATGCTTTTCTACCTAAAGTAATCCCATTCTCCTTCTCCTATAATATGTAGCTGTTTAATGAGCACACCGGTAGATGTGATCCATATGGAATCCATTTCTCTTTGCTCTGTTGATTGCTCCTAAGTCCTGCAAATTCTCAGGGTTTGAAATAAAAGACTGTGGATAGatcaatattaagaaaaaagtcaGTTTGCATGCTTTGTTGATAAGATGACAGGCAAAGCCTTCAGCTGTGTTACTCAGATTAACACTGTCTTTAATGGGATTTAAAGCATTTTCCGAATAGGACACTTCTGAAAATGccttctgatttctttctgttgctcCCAACAGGTGTGTGATCTGTATGATGGACTTTGTTTATGGGGACCCAATTCGATTTCTGCCGTGCATGCACATCTATCACCTGGACTGTATAGATGACTGGTTGATGAGATCCTTCACGTGCCCCTCCTGCATGGAGCCAGTTGATGCAGCACTGCTTTCATCCTATGAGACTAATTGAGCCAGGGTCTCTCATCTGACTTCAAGTGAACCATCATTTTTGGTGGTTTTGATCTTTTGTCACTGAGCCCAAAGAGCCAGGGATTAGGAATTAAGATCATGCACAAAAGTTTCCTAAAAATTCCTGGATGGCTGCAGATGTTGGGGGAAAAGTACGTGATATTTTAGAAACTTAGAGGGAAAAGTAGGATGGTATTTTTATGTAAAGCCTTGAcccaatgtttaaaaatataattgtatttagaTCTTGTTATTGCTCCAGTACATAGGAATTGTGTAAAGTGTTACAGCAGCTGTATTTGTTTAAATTGTGTGTATTGAAGATTAGGAAAAAGATAGtagtttttttcctaaatgaaataactttcttctcttccccctccctacCCAAATTCTTTTCTGAAGTTGCTGGCATTTGGGTCAAGGTTTTATTAAAAGCTACATTTTATAACACTGGCACACAAAAAAGTAGTTTTAAGCTTGTTTGCACAGTTCTTTTTTTCCATTGGAAATGGAATTCATTGCCTTAGGTCTTTTTAAATAGTGTATTATTATCGTTGGGGCTGGCTCTATGCTTGAAAACCAGTTTATTTATAACCTGTTATAAGTGCTATATTCTGTTTGCAGTTAGGAAATGCAGAATTCAAAGTGATCTCCTAGCTTGTAAGCAAACTGAGATGCACTATCCCTTTTCTATAAAAGTAAGTTAATGTGTCAAGAAACCAACTCTATTAAAGTGGGGTTTAATATTACCCTTTCCTATGTGTTTTACCTGATTATTTTGGTTGTTAATATGGTGATAATGGAAAAgtcaagtaaaatttaaaatattaagaattctGATTTATTGAGATTGAATTATACCACcacatttatgtaaaaatgaagGTGGCACTGTGGTGGGACCTAATGAGAAATAGTTACTCAGTTGTAACAATTTTGATTTCTCTTTCCTGTGACCTCTTCCCTCTTGTCTTGAACCATAGCAAAAGGATACTGCATCTCTCATTACTGTAGTGCTGAGGTTATTGAAGTTCTATAAAACACATCTCAGTCTCTGTTTCTTGGAAAGGAATCTATTACATCCTGCTAGCTGACTGACAGAACTAAGCAGGGAGAATAAAGataattgtattttatgttttgcaCACAAACGCAGAATTTGTATAACCACATGACTTCATAGTTGTGATCTCAGAAAAGAAGgaatttctcctttgtttcttgCAGTTAATGTAAGAATACTTTAAATCTCTAAGCTTCTGAAGTGTTAGAGGTAGAGATGGTCTAGTAAAGATGTAGTAGTAATGTTTTATCCATTtagcatgtgtttatttttttcgtATGTACTCAAAGGTGACATATTCACCTTAGTGATattacagcttaaaaaaaaatcattcattagCAAAAGGAAAAGTGGTCTCAACCTAACATCagaagtgtttattattttatattgagtTAAATATTGGACTCTAACACTTTCCCACATACAAAACAGTGTCATGAAGTTTCTTCATAATTGCATTATAGAGAAATGTAGTATGTCA
Above is a window of Saimiri boliviensis isolate mSaiBol1 chromosome 11, mSaiBol1.pri, whole genome shotgun sequence DNA encoding:
- the RNF11 gene encoding RING finger protein 11; this translates as MGNCLKSPTSDDISLLHESQSDRASFGEGTEPDQEPPPPYQEQVPVPVYHPTPSQTRLATQLTEEEQIRIAQRIGLIQHLPKGVYDPGRDGSEKKIRECVICMMDFVYGDPIRFLPCMHIYHLDCIDDWLMRSFTCPSCMEPVDAALLSSYETN